One segment of Geomonas ferrireducens DNA contains the following:
- a CDS encoding chromosomal replication initiator protein DnaA, giving the protein MFIQSSLDGIPCDEIATQARMLVDNAALQIILLGNDDAPPGFPPPGFAASLNLTLPTAQLTSDVLQLLSEDIAQTTAAPSALILDDLPDFEIPSFDSIVEPHPAPQWPSEPPEPLVFDAEALQEPPVEKAPEIAGSDEIVFFVAAPPPQQEPTEEPAEPALQAAVQKTTPQRKEKGHGTQPKSLYPSPDQIYRKPPELCGVPEEGDEPAASEGPEPRRLTRPLSIAAAALLLAGLLFWRFFAHQPEPQVTQKPEAVPAAPSGKTVAQPLQTPAAPGEQQALPLFIQRVPADAAYAAAHPGWERYENEKVEFRVFREGGRIMAIQALPMGYAEIGERQVPAWFREAVGAEMPAKGKVKEANGVKVETRRAPGGAEVAIYRSPQSRILGVVLQLAAPRQK; this is encoded by the coding sequence GTGTTCATCCAGTCCAGCCTGGATGGTATTCCGTGCGACGAGATAGCCACACAGGCCAGGATGCTCGTGGACAACGCGGCCCTGCAGATCATCCTGCTTGGTAATGACGACGCGCCCCCCGGCTTCCCGCCGCCAGGCTTCGCCGCTTCACTCAACCTCACCCTACCTACTGCGCAATTGACGTCCGACGTGCTGCAGCTCCTTTCCGAAGATATTGCCCAGACCACCGCAGCGCCGTCCGCATTGATCCTCGACGATCTCCCGGATTTTGAAATCCCCAGCTTTGACAGCATCGTAGAGCCGCACCCGGCACCCCAGTGGCCGTCCGAACCTCCCGAACCGCTGGTTTTCGACGCGGAAGCGTTGCAAGAGCCACCGGTAGAAAAAGCACCGGAGATCGCGGGCTCCGACGAGATCGTCTTTTTCGTCGCCGCCCCGCCCCCGCAGCAGGAGCCAACGGAAGAGCCGGCCGAACCTGCGTTGCAGGCCGCGGTGCAGAAAACCACGCCCCAGCGCAAGGAAAAGGGACATGGCACCCAGCCGAAGTCCTTGTACCCAAGCCCGGACCAGATCTACCGCAAGCCCCCGGAGCTGTGCGGCGTGCCGGAGGAAGGGGACGAACCGGCGGCGTCCGAGGGACCGGAACCGAGGCGTCTGACACGCCCGCTTTCCATCGCCGCCGCAGCCCTGCTCCTCGCAGGCTTGCTCTTCTGGCGCTTTTTTGCACACCAGCCGGAGCCGCAGGTGACGCAGAAACCTGAAGCGGTTCCGGCGGCTCCGTCCGGCAAGACTGTCGCTCAACCTCTACAAACGCCGGCAGCGCCCGGTGAGCAGCAGGCGTTGCCGCTGTTCATCCAGAGGGTACCCGCCGACGCGGCCTATGCCGCGGCCCATCCCGGTTGGGAGCGTTACGAGAATGAGAAGGTTGAGTTCCGGGTCTTCCGCGAAGGGGGGCGGATCATGGCGATCCAGGCACTTCCCATGGGTTACGCCGAGATCGGCGAACGCCAGGTGCCGGCCTGGTTCCGGGAAGCGGTGGGTGCCGAGATGCCCGCAAAGGGGAAGGTCAAAGAGGCTAACGGCGTCAAGGTCGAAACAAGGCGCGCCCCCGGCGGCGCCGAGGTCGCCATCTACCGCAGCCCGCAAAGCCGCATCCTGGGTGTGGTGCTTCAGCTCGCCGCCCCGCGGCAAAAATAG
- a CDS encoding amidohydrolase family protein, whose protein sequence is MNVRDLALVPVFDSHFHIIDRRFPLVENQGFLPDDFTCRDYLERCAAMNLAGGAIVSGSFQALDQSYLEDALATLGPRFVGVTQLPASVSDEEVLRLDRLGVRAVRFNIKRGGSENVEHLEAMARRVHGLAGWHVELYVDSRELSPLKSTLLRLPAVSIDHLGLSREGLPTLLALAERGVRVKATGFGRVDFDVPAALRDLCSANPDALMFGTDLPSTRAPRPYRDDDLRLVVDTLPPELSQKVLYQNALNFYRPMAA, encoded by the coding sequence ATGAATGTCCGCGATCTTGCCCTCGTCCCCGTCTTCGACAGCCATTTCCACATCATCGATCGCCGCTTCCCCCTCGTTGAAAACCAGGGTTTTCTCCCTGACGATTTCACCTGCCGCGATTACCTCGAGCGGTGCGCCGCCATGAACCTGGCCGGTGGCGCCATCGTCTCCGGATCGTTCCAGGCCCTGGACCAGTCCTACCTGGAGGATGCACTCGCCACCCTGGGGCCGCGCTTCGTGGGGGTGACGCAGCTCCCCGCCTCGGTCAGCGACGAGGAGGTCTTGCGCCTCGACCGGCTCGGCGTGCGCGCCGTACGCTTCAACATAAAGCGCGGCGGCTCCGAAAACGTGGAACACCTGGAAGCGATGGCCCGCCGGGTTCATGGCCTGGCCGGGTGGCACGTGGAGCTCTACGTCGACTCCCGCGAGCTTAGCCCCCTCAAGAGCACCCTCCTCCGGCTCCCCGCGGTCAGCATTGACCACCTGGGGCTTTCCCGCGAGGGTCTGCCGACACTCCTTGCGCTCGCCGAGCGCGGGGTACGGGTAAAAGCAACCGGCTTCGGACGCGTCGATTTCGACGTGCCGGCCGCCCTGCGCGACTTATGCAGCGCCAACCCCGACGCCCTCATGTTCGGCACCGACCTCCCTTCCACACGCGCCCCGCGCCCCTACCGCGACGACGACCTGCGGCTCGTCGTAGACACACTCCCCCCCGAGTTATCTCAGAAGGTTCTCTATCAAAACGCGCTCAACTTCTATCGTCCAATGGCTGCATAG
- a CDS encoding Rne/Rng family ribonuclease, translated as MAKKMLINALHSEEARVAIVEDGRLVDLDVEIAGNEQTRGNIYKGVVVRVEQGLQAAFVDIGLKKLGFLQMGELHPENWKWRDDIPEDQRHRRPRIQEVLRRGQELIVQVEKGERDNKGAALTTYVSLPGRYMVVMPGSDSAGISRKVESEGERKKLKEMISEMTIPEGYGYIIRTEAMGRTREELQKDFDSLVALYQGIREKGMSMKGAGMIYQESALIIRTIRDYFSADIDEVLVDSKDVYQDVREALKEIDPAFEKLVKMHQEKRPLFSRYQLEEQIDLIYEKKVPLKSGGSIFIEPTEALVSIDVNSGKSTGEKGVEDTAFKTNMEAAEEAARQLRLRDLGGLIVIDFIDMRDRKHNAEVEKTLKSALKADKARVNVARISEFGLLEMSRQRIRQTLNQASTLECPHCDGRGKVKSVEAMALSFLRKVHAAAAKGTIGEVVGSLPLEIAYYLLNRKRHELSRIENDYDIEVTVKGKPSYLLNQMDLELVKREKVEELPQEKVQPARPVAKEEAPAEAAADGRKKKKKGKKAAEPEVHAEAVPIAVVEEPTGAELVVTVEGEQEEHKKKRRRKRKRGKGGGADAAAHPAEAEVELPGDAGELAAGGAVSEPAEEAGAEQSASGEPVEEVKKKRRRKRRRGKGGHEAVAAGEGQQVADGESETALPVALAAEAAPVVEAAASGEAPAEKKPARKKRSRGKGGAVEAVLEAVVAGVAVPVAESGAPAPAAEPAAVPEKPAKKARPARKPKAAAVAVEAAAPAVQSQASAPAPASQSGAAESAAAPAAEAGKAEVAAKKKPARPRKATVAEPAAVAPAATAVPAAVEQAKPAKPAKAAKAKKAVAPSDQSETKSEKSEKAAKPAKAAKAAKPAKPAKAEPAPEKAPAAKTKAPTKRGGAKDAEPAAASEEKPKKPRAPRKKKEDTAV; from the coding sequence ATGGCAAAAAAAATGCTGATCAATGCGCTGCACTCGGAAGAGGCGCGCGTGGCAATCGTGGAGGATGGACGTCTGGTGGATCTCGATGTTGAGATCGCCGGCAACGAGCAGACGCGCGGCAACATCTACAAGGGGGTCGTGGTCCGCGTCGAACAGGGGCTGCAGGCCGCCTTTGTCGACATCGGGCTCAAGAAGCTAGGCTTTCTGCAGATGGGTGAGCTGCACCCCGAGAACTGGAAGTGGCGTGACGATATCCCCGAGGACCAGCGCCACCGTCGTCCCCGCATCCAGGAGGTGCTGAGAAGGGGGCAGGAGCTGATCGTCCAGGTGGAGAAGGGGGAGCGCGACAACAAGGGGGCCGCCCTCACCACGTACGTTTCGCTGCCGGGCCGCTACATGGTGGTGATGCCGGGTAGCGATTCCGCCGGGATCTCCCGCAAGGTGGAGAGCGAGGGGGAGCGCAAGAAGCTCAAGGAGATGATCTCCGAGATGACCATCCCCGAGGGGTACGGCTACATCATCCGTACCGAGGCGATGGGGCGCACCCGCGAGGAGCTGCAGAAGGACTTCGACAGTCTGGTGGCGCTGTACCAGGGGATCCGCGAAAAAGGGATGTCCATGAAAGGGGCGGGGATGATCTACCAGGAGTCCGCCCTGATCATTAGGACCATCCGGGATTACTTCTCCGCCGACATAGACGAGGTGCTCGTCGACAGCAAGGACGTCTACCAGGACGTGCGCGAGGCGCTCAAGGAGATCGATCCCGCCTTCGAGAAGCTCGTCAAGATGCACCAGGAGAAGCGTCCCCTCTTCTCGCGCTACCAGCTCGAGGAGCAGATCGACCTTATCTACGAGAAGAAGGTGCCGCTCAAATCGGGTGGCTCCATCTTCATCGAGCCGACCGAGGCGCTCGTCTCCATCGACGTCAACTCCGGCAAGTCCACCGGCGAGAAGGGGGTCGAGGACACCGCGTTCAAGACCAACATGGAGGCTGCCGAAGAGGCGGCGCGCCAGCTGAGGCTGCGCGACCTGGGCGGGCTGATCGTCATCGACTTCATCGACATGCGTGACAGAAAACACAACGCCGAGGTCGAGAAGACCCTGAAAAGCGCACTCAAGGCGGACAAGGCGCGCGTGAACGTCGCCCGCATCTCCGAGTTCGGCCTTTTGGAGATGTCCCGGCAGCGCATCCGCCAGACCCTGAACCAGGCGAGCACCCTCGAGTGTCCTCACTGTGACGGGCGCGGCAAGGTTAAGTCTGTCGAGGCGATGGCGCTCTCCTTCCTGAGGAAGGTGCATGCGGCGGCCGCCAAGGGGACCATCGGCGAGGTGGTGGGAAGCCTGCCCCTCGAGATCGCCTACTACCTTCTGAACCGCAAGCGTCACGAGCTCTCCCGTATCGAGAACGACTACGACATAGAGGTGACCGTAAAGGGGAAACCCTCTTATCTCTTGAACCAGATGGACCTGGAGCTCGTCAAGCGGGAGAAGGTCGAGGAGCTGCCCCAGGAGAAGGTGCAGCCGGCGCGTCCCGTAGCCAAGGAGGAGGCGCCCGCAGAGGCCGCCGCCGATGGGCGCAAGAAGAAGAAAAAAGGGAAGAAGGCCGCCGAGCCCGAGGTGCATGCCGAGGCGGTGCCGATCGCTGTGGTCGAGGAGCCGACTGGTGCGGAGCTCGTGGTGACCGTAGAGGGCGAGCAGGAGGAGCACAAGAAGAAGCGGCGCAGAAAGCGCAAGCGGGGCAAGGGGGGAGGCGCCGATGCGGCCGCCCACCCGGCCGAGGCCGAAGTCGAGTTGCCCGGCGACGCCGGGGAGCTTGCCGCAGGTGGCGCCGTTTCCGAGCCGGCCGAGGAGGCCGGGGCCGAGCAGTCGGCATCGGGCGAGCCTGTTGAAGAGGTCAAGAAGAAACGTCGCCGGAAAAGACGGCGCGGCAAGGGCGGTCACGAGGCCGTCGCAGCAGGTGAAGGGCAGCAGGTAGCCGACGGGGAGTCCGAAACCGCCCTGCCGGTGGCCCTTGCCGCCGAAGCGGCGCCCGTTGTCGAGGCCGCTGCCTCGGGTGAGGCGCCCGCGGAGAAGAAGCCGGCACGCAAGAAGAGAAGCCGCGGCAAGGGCGGAGCAGTCGAGGCCGTCCTTGAGGCCGTGGTAGCCGGTGTGGCTGTCCCCGTGGCCGAGTCCGGTGCACCTGCCCCGGCAGCCGAGCCCGCCGCCGTCCCGGAGAAACCGGCCAAGAAGGCGCGCCCTGCGCGCAAGCCGAAGGCTGCTGCCGTTGCCGTCGAGGCAGCCGCACCTGCAGTACAGAGCCAGGCCTCGGCACCGGCCCCCGCGTCGCAAAGCGGAGCGGCGGAGTCGGCGGCAGCACCCGCTGCCGAAGCCGGCAAGGCCGAGGTTGCCGCAAAGAAAAAGCCGGCCCGCCCCAGGAAGGCAACGGTTGCCGAGCCCGCCGCCGTGGCCCCGGCAGCCACCGCCGTACCTGCTGCGGTCGAGCAAGCAAAACCCGCAAAGCCTGCAAAAGCCGCGAAGGCCAAGAAGGCGGTCGCCCCGTCGGACCAGTCTGAGACGAAGTCCGAAAAGTCCGAGAAGGCTGCAAAGCCCGCCAAGGCAGCCAAGGCCGCCAAGCCTGCGAAGCCTGCCAAGGCCGAGCCTGCCCCCGAAAAGGCGCCCGCCGCAAAGACCAAAGCCCCCACGAAGCGTGGTGGCGCAAAGGACGCGGAGCCCGCTGCAGCGTCCGAGGAGAAACCGAAGAAGCCTCGCGCGCCGCGTAAGAAAAAAGAAGATACGGCCGTCTGA
- a CDS encoding DUF190 domain-containing protein: protein MKVRDMSLETDRQGMLGEQVLLRIYIGERDKYKHIPLYEALVELFRKDGFAGATVLRGVAGFGAHSMYHTDRLLRLSTDLPMVIEVVDERVRVEAILPAVEEMMDGGMITLEKVQVWRYAKKRSA from the coding sequence ATGAAGGTGAGGGACATGAGCCTGGAAACTGACAGGCAGGGGATGCTCGGCGAGCAGGTTCTCCTGAGGATCTACATCGGGGAGCGCGACAAGTACAAGCACATCCCGCTCTACGAGGCGCTCGTCGAACTGTTCCGCAAGGATGGATTCGCCGGTGCCACGGTGCTGCGCGGGGTGGCCGGCTTCGGCGCGCACAGCATGTACCACACCGACAGGCTGCTGCGTCTGTCCACCGACCTCCCCATGGTGATCGAGGTGGTCGACGAGCGGGTACGCGTCGAGGCGATTCTTCCCGCCGTGGAAGAGATGATGGACGGCGGCATGATCACCCTTGAAAAAGTTCAGGTTTGGCGGTACGCGAAGAAACGCTCCGCTTGA
- a CDS encoding LysM peptidoglycan-binding domain-containing protein — translation MPVQLETKHLGLALMFLAAFPLTSYSIEKKFELEPATLARKYPMPAPAPKAKQPAPQKATGTQTYKVKRGDFIYKVLAREYGLTGDRAVAVARRVKSANHLSDIKRLKVGSTLVIPIDPTAQGTAKVRSRRAAKVAATKTSRGGANTMMVLQAPAGQQAPSRASLAGAEAVQQASHVWPQLIPNAPSVKAQLDYLSGAFSLSLDPEKYPILATQDGGAILVDADGTLPPLVKNLLHEKNPQLSIVSERADNPRAFYRALLGAARFYSFEEDFLVDFGAECKVTVQADFKIEKSQDSLLHQDITLLKIPGKRPATPQALVRLLAANGFKLVETPSSAPIITGRPDGNVLYQIPEKDPRTIADALLGALGIRYQADKNIDLYAGDNNGVRLEVPAYRYFEMNGNRYVLARFQGDPLGDSLTNLLEAKGYRVIQVQDQDDLESLSDKLLNRLDISGRYGEQDLWSVWEQGYGVRMPGVMINDPRGGRIFITDRKVDPLVQELAKLNGYRQEVR, via the coding sequence ATGCCGGTTCAACTCGAAACGAAGCACCTGGGCCTAGCCCTTATGTTCCTAGCCGCCTTCCCGTTGACCTCTTACAGCATCGAAAAGAAGTTCGAGTTGGAACCTGCCACCCTTGCCCGGAAATACCCGATGCCCGCCCCGGCCCCCAAGGCAAAACAGCCCGCGCCGCAGAAGGCGACGGGAACGCAGACCTACAAGGTCAAGCGCGGCGACTTCATCTACAAGGTGCTGGCCCGGGAGTACGGGCTCACCGGTGACCGCGCCGTTGCGGTCGCGCGCAGGGTGAAAAGCGCCAACCACCTCTCCGACATCAAGAGGCTGAAGGTAGGCTCTACCCTCGTGATCCCTATTGACCCCACAGCCCAAGGCACGGCGAAGGTCAGGTCCCGCCGCGCCGCCAAGGTGGCGGCGACCAAAACGTCGCGCGGCGGCGCGAACACGATGATGGTCCTGCAGGCTCCGGCAGGGCAACAGGCACCGTCACGCGCGTCGCTGGCGGGCGCCGAGGCGGTCCAGCAAGCGTCGCACGTCTGGCCGCAGTTGATTCCCAATGCACCTTCGGTGAAGGCACAACTCGACTACCTATCCGGCGCCTTCTCCCTCTCGCTCGATCCGGAGAAGTACCCGATACTGGCGACCCAAGACGGCGGCGCCATCCTCGTCGACGCCGACGGAACGCTCCCCCCGCTGGTAAAAAACCTGCTGCACGAGAAGAACCCGCAACTCTCCATCGTCTCCGAGCGCGCCGACAACCCGCGCGCCTTCTATCGTGCCCTTTTGGGGGCGGCGCGCTTCTACTCCTTCGAAGAGGACTTCCTGGTCGACTTCGGCGCCGAATGCAAGGTGACGGTGCAGGCGGACTTCAAGATCGAGAAGAGCCAGGACAGCCTGCTGCACCAGGACATCACCCTTTTGAAGATCCCGGGGAAACGCCCCGCCACGCCGCAGGCGCTGGTTCGCCTCCTGGCAGCCAACGGCTTCAAGCTGGTGGAGACCCCCTCCAGCGCCCCGATCATCACGGGAAGGCCCGACGGCAACGTGCTCTACCAGATCCCGGAGAAGGACCCGAGAACCATCGCCGATGCGCTTCTTGGCGCCCTCGGCATCAGGTACCAGGCCGACAAGAACATCGACCTATACGCCGGCGACAACAACGGCGTCCGCCTGGAGGTCCCGGCGTACCGCTACTTCGAGATGAACGGCAACCGTTACGTGCTGGCGCGTTTCCAGGGGGACCCGCTGGGGGACTCGCTGACCAACCTGCTGGAGGCAAAGGGATACCGGGTGATCCAGGTGCAGGATCAGGATGATCTGGAAAGCCTCTCCGACAAGCTTTTGAACCGGCTTGACATCTCCGGCCGCTACGGCGAACAGGACCTGTGGTCGGTATGGGAGCAGGGGTACGGGGTGAGGATGCCGGGCGTCATGATCAACGACCCGCGTGGGGGAAGGATCTTCATCACGGATCGCAAGGTCGATCCGCTGGTGCAGGAACTGGCGAAGCTGAACGGCTACCGGCAAGAGGTCCGGTAA
- a CDS encoding DUF2721 domain-containing protein, translating into MLRDSQTIGTMAHVIQLSVAPVFLLTAIGTMLSVMINRLGRIIDRARYHEGRLETVSPDGLPKLHGALATLKRRADLIGHAIFLCTATAVLVCTVIALLFIGDYLRYDVSVPVAVLFIVAMLLMVAGLINFLREIFIAKESLQIGPNTVVK; encoded by the coding sequence ATGCTGCGAGATTCCCAAACCATAGGCACCATGGCCCACGTCATACAGCTCTCGGTCGCCCCCGTCTTCCTTTTGACCGCCATCGGAACCATGCTGAGCGTCATGATCAACCGGCTCGGACGCATCATCGACCGCGCCCGCTACCACGAGGGGAGGCTCGAGACCGTCTCCCCCGACGGGCTGCCGAAACTGCACGGCGCGCTCGCCACACTCAAACGCCGCGCCGACCTTATCGGTCACGCCATCTTCCTGTGCACGGCTACCGCGGTTCTGGTCTGCACCGTAATCGCGCTCCTCTTCATCGGCGATTACCTGCGCTACGACGTCTCGGTCCCGGTCGCGGTGCTCTTCATCGTCGCCATGCTGCTCATGGTGGCGGGACTCATCAACTTCCTGCGCGAGATCTTCATCGCCAAGGAAAGCCTGCAAATCGGCCCGAACACGGTAGTCAAATGA
- the crcB gene encoding fluoride efflux transporter CrcB translates to MEQIFLIALLGAAGCLTRYFLSGFVYRICGTGFPYGTLAVNIIGAFLIGLVMEFSIRSALIPPTLRFAITIGFLGGLTTFSTFSLETFRLIEEGALLLAFTNILISVIACLACTWLGIQTARWM, encoded by the coding sequence ATGGAGCAGATTTTTCTCATAGCCCTTCTCGGGGCGGCCGGTTGTCTGACCCGGTATTTCCTTTCCGGCTTCGTGTACCGGATCTGCGGTACCGGCTTTCCCTACGGCACGCTTGCGGTCAACATCATCGGGGCGTTTCTCATCGGCCTCGTCATGGAGTTCTCCATCAGGAGCGCGCTCATCCCGCCTACCCTGCGCTTTGCCATCACCATCGGCTTTCTGGGGGGACTCACCACCTTTTCCACCTTCAGCCTGGAAACTTTCCGCCTCATCGAGGAGGGAGCGCTGCTCCTTGCCTTTACCAATATCTTGATCAGCGTAATCGCCTGCCTTGCCTGCACCTGGCTCGGGATACAGACGGCCCGCTGGATGTAG
- a CDS encoding rubrerythrin: protein MAYKMDIAVAQVLTVCEKTEFACADIYHYFANLFKEEREIFYIWLKSALERENRARLFALVGKLRLDDVIEAALLDLGQAEAILKQVRELEAKVKEEPPTVREALELAMELERMLDVILMEKVVQFTESYQKWFLAIMNRDQMELLQNAYQQLGK from the coding sequence ATGGCGTACAAGATGGATATCGCGGTGGCTCAGGTCCTGACCGTCTGTGAGAAAACGGAGTTTGCGTGCGCCGATATCTACCACTACTTTGCGAACCTGTTCAAGGAGGAGCGCGAGATCTTCTACATCTGGCTGAAGAGCGCCCTCGAGCGGGAAAACCGCGCCAGGCTTTTCGCCCTGGTGGGAAAACTAAGGCTGGACGATGTGATCGAGGCGGCGCTCCTCGACTTGGGCCAGGCCGAGGCGATCCTTAAGCAGGTGCGGGAGTTGGAGGCGAAGGTAAAAGAAGAGCCCCCCACGGTGCGGGAGGCTCTCGAATTGGCGATGGAGCTTGAGCGCATGCTCGATGTCATCCTGATGGAGAAGGTGGTCCAGTTCACCGAGTCTTACCAGAAGTGGTTCCTCGCCATCATGAACCGGGACCAGATGGAACTGCTCCAGAACGCCTACCAGCAGCTCGGCAAATAA
- a CDS encoding 2-oxoglutarate dehydrogenase E1 component, translating into MGILDNLTPQWIENQYELWKREPEQLSEEWRAFFTGFDLGAAAPAPGTPPAPGSEEALKQSSVQSLIYRYRDIGHLLACTDPLSPCKIEHPLLSLSTFGLDPSDLNKTFHTRRFMKKSATLKDILQVLRSTYCGSVGVEFMHLQDPDERQWLIDRMEPVGNRGEFTREKRLLLLKKLKEAALFERELHKRFPGQTRFSLEGGDVLIPMLDAAVAKAASTGVTDVVFGMPHRGRLNVLCNIFGMPYENMFAEFSDNSEYGVVGEGDVKYHKGFSVDVPGADGGTVHLTLTSNPSHLEAIDPVVQGKCRARQDRIGSDGETRVLPLLIHGDAAFSGQGVVAETLNLSQLAGYRTGGTLHIVLNNQIGFTTSAVDARSSHYATDVAKMVQAPVFHVYGDDAEAVVHVTELAVAYRDRYRKDVVVEVICYRRHGHNEGDEPYFTQPLMYQQIKLRPQLHSLYEMELLAEGFEEDVLKEIENEVVQRLAQAGERQAASVESAFLAHWSGMKPGVAKVAVPTSVPSATLLELSERLARIPDGFTPHPKVAAVLQKRRDAVVKGGPLDWGNVETLAYASLLSSGVSVRLSGQDVRRGTFSHRHSTLFDQESGATYMPLCAVVPERTHFCAFDSMLAEFSVLGFEYGYSLEAPEALTIWEAQYGDFSNGAQVIIDQFLVSGEAKWERSSGLVLMLPHGYEGQGAEHSSARIERFLELAAAGNIQAVYPTTPAQLFHVLRRQMLQPFRKPLILFTPKSLLRHPDCVSRLEELSSGGFREVIAEPAAGASVCQVIICSGKIYYDLLGRIRKEQLQGSALLRIEQLYPLPIEQLRDELQRFPAGVRYTWVQEEPRNMGAWRFIHEPLSELLGSVPRYVGRPDAAAPASGSHRLDRVEQERIVDEALKI; encoded by the coding sequence ATGGGTATATTAGACAACCTGACCCCCCAGTGGATTGAGAACCAGTACGAACTTTGGAAACGTGAGCCCGAGCAGCTTTCCGAGGAATGGCGGGCATTCTTCACCGGATTTGACCTGGGGGCTGCCGCTCCGGCGCCGGGCACCCCCCCGGCGCCGGGATCCGAGGAGGCTCTGAAACAGTCCTCGGTACAGTCCCTCATCTACCGCTACCGCGACATAGGTCACCTGCTGGCATGCACCGACCCCCTTTCACCATGTAAGATAGAGCATCCCCTCCTCTCGCTTTCGACCTTCGGTTTGGACCCGTCCGACCTTAACAAGACCTTCCACACCAGGCGCTTCATGAAAAAGAGCGCCACCCTGAAGGATATCCTGCAGGTGCTGCGCAGCACCTACTGCGGGTCGGTCGGCGTCGAGTTCATGCACCTTCAGGACCCGGACGAGCGGCAGTGGCTCATCGACCGGATGGAACCGGTGGGTAACCGCGGCGAGTTCACCAGGGAGAAACGGCTCCTTTTGCTGAAAAAGCTCAAGGAGGCCGCCCTCTTCGAGCGCGAGCTGCACAAGAGGTTCCCCGGCCAGACACGCTTCTCCCTCGAAGGGGGAGACGTCCTCATCCCTATGCTGGATGCCGCCGTCGCCAAGGCGGCCTCCACGGGCGTAACCGACGTCGTCTTCGGCATGCCGCACCGCGGCCGCTTGAACGTGCTGTGCAACATCTTCGGCATGCCCTACGAGAACATGTTCGCCGAGTTCTCCGACAACTCCGAGTACGGCGTGGTCGGTGAGGGGGACGTGAAATACCACAAAGGGTTCTCGGTGGACGTCCCGGGTGCCGACGGCGGTACCGTCCACCTGACCCTTACCTCCAACCCGAGCCACCTCGAGGCGATCGACCCGGTGGTGCAGGGGAAATGCCGCGCGCGTCAGGATCGCATCGGCAGCGACGGGGAAACCCGCGTGCTCCCGCTTCTGATCCACGGCGACGCCGCCTTCTCCGGCCAGGGGGTGGTGGCCGAGACCCTGAACCTCTCCCAGCTTGCCGGCTACCGGACCGGCGGCACTCTCCACATCGTCCTCAACAACCAGATCGGCTTCACGACGAGCGCCGTAGATGCACGCTCCAGCCATTACGCGACCGACGTCGCGAAGATGGTGCAGGCCCCGGTGTTCCACGTCTACGGCGACGACGCCGAGGCCGTGGTGCACGTGACCGAGCTCGCCGTAGCCTATCGCGACCGCTACCGCAAGGACGTGGTGGTGGAGGTGATCTGCTACAGAAGGCATGGCCACAACGAGGGTGACGAGCCCTACTTCACCCAGCCGCTCATGTACCAGCAGATCAAGCTCCGCCCTCAGTTGCACTCGCTTTACGAGATGGAGCTTTTGGCCGAGGGGTTCGAGGAGGATGTGCTTAAAGAGATCGAGAACGAGGTGGTGCAGCGGCTGGCCCAGGCCGGCGAGCGCCAGGCGGCCTCGGTGGAATCCGCCTTCCTCGCCCACTGGAGCGGGATGAAGCCGGGCGTTGCCAAGGTAGCCGTGCCGACCTCGGTTCCCTCCGCCACGCTCCTCGAGCTTTCCGAGCGGCTCGCGCGCATCCCCGACGGCTTCACCCCCCATCCCAAGGTAGCCGCGGTGCTGCAAAAGCGCAGGGATGCCGTGGTGAAGGGGGGACCGCTCGACTGGGGCAATGTCGAGACCCTCGCCTATGCCTCGCTCCTCTCCTCGGGTGTCTCCGTGCGCCTCTCGGGGCAGGACGTGCGGCGCGGCACCTTCAGCCACCGCCACAGCACCCTCTTCGATCAGGAAAGCGGCGCCACCTACATGCCGCTCTGCGCGGTGGTACCGGAGAGGACCCACTTCTGCGCCTTTGACAGCATGCTGGCCGAATTCTCGGTACTTGGCTTCGAGTACGGTTATTCCCTCGAGGCTCCCGAGGCCCTAACCATCTGGGAGGCCCAGTACGGCGACTTCTCCAACGGCGCCCAGGTGATCATCGACCAGTTCCTGGTGAGCGGTGAGGCAAAATGGGAGCGCTCCAGCGGTCTCGTCCTCATGCTGCCGCACGGTTATGAGGGGCAGGGGGCGGAGCATTCCAGCGCCCGCATCGAGCGCTTCCTGGAGCTTGCCGCCGCCGGCAACATCCAGGCGGTCTATCCCACCACACCGGCCCAGCTTTTCCACGTCCTGCGCCGGCAGATGCTGCAGCCCTTCAGAAAGCCGCTCATCCTCTTCACCCCGAAGAGTCTTCTGCGCCACCCGGACTGCGTTTCGAGGCTCGAGGAGTTGAGCTCCGGCGGTTTCCGCGAGGTGATTGCCGAGCCCGCGGCCGGCGCATCGGTCTGCCAGGTGATCATCTGCAGCGGCAAGATCTACTACGATCTTTTGGGACGCATCAGGAAAGAGCAGTTGCAGGGAAGCGCCCTTCTGCGCATCGAGCAGCTCTATCCGCTCCCCATAGAGCAGTTGCGCGACGAGCTGCAGCGTTTCCCCGCCGGCGTACGTTATACCTGGGTTCAGGAAGAGCCGCGTAACATGGGAGCCTGGCGCTTCATCCACGAGCCGCTGAGCGAGCTTTTGGGAAGCGTTCCCAGGTACGTAGGGCGCCCCGACGCGGCCGCCCCCGCCTCCGGCTCGCACCGGCTGGACCGTGTCGAGCAGGAGCGCATCGTTGACGAAGCTTTAAAAATCTAA